The following are encoded in a window of Camelus ferus isolate YT-003-E chromosome 28, BCGSAC_Cfer_1.0, whole genome shotgun sequence genomic DNA:
- the IL36G gene encoding interleukin-36 gamma, with the protein MKPRRAGYQDNPLRVGNWKGSTHGGHHTAAVDKPQTVDISDLSQQMWVLQGQSLVTVPRNNRVASVTATIVPCKYPEALEQGKGTPIYVGIENPEMCLCCEDIGGQPTLQLKEQKIMDLYNQAKPVKPYLFYHTRMGRTSTFESVAFPGWFIASSEKGQPIILTSDLGTTHNTAFNLDFKTQTQPRGGN; encoded by the exons ATGAAGCCACGCCGGGCTGG GTACCAAGACAACCCCCTTAGGGTAGGCAATTGGAAAGGCTCTACCCATGGAGGACACCATACAGCAG CAGTGGATAAACCTCAGACTGTGGACATCTCTGACTTGAGTCAGCAGATGTGGGTCCTTCAGGGTCAGAGCCTCGTGACTGTCCCACGGAATAACAGGGTGGCTTCAG TCACTGCCACTATTGTCCCATGCAAGTATCCAGAGGCCCTTGAGCAAGGCAAAGGGACTCCCATTTACGTgggaatagagaatccagaaatgtGTCTGTGTTGTGAGGACATCGGAGGACAGCCCACCCTGCAGCTGAAG GAGCAGAAGATCATGGATCTGTACAACCAAGCCAAGCCTGTGAAGCCCTACCTCTTCTACCACACCAGGATGGGCAGGACCTCAACCTTCGAGTCCGTGGCCTTCCCTGGCTGGTTCATCGCCTCCTCCGAGAAAGGCCAGCCCATCATCCTCACATCGGACCTGGGGACAACGCACAATACTGCCTTCAATTTAGATTTCAAGACTCAAACTCAACCTAGAGGTGGCAACTAG